One window of Papaver somniferum cultivar HN1 chromosome 9, ASM357369v1, whole genome shotgun sequence genomic DNA carries:
- the LOC113308414 gene encoding glycine-rich cell wall structural protein 1.8-like produces MATARTSGVVFVLVVVLGVSLCSASRALLNLEGASNGAGYGAGHGIGNGGGSGYGGGSAGGGGGGGGSGGGSGYAVGGEHSVEHGYGGNYGDHGAGYGSGSGSGGGSGGGYGSGIEHGAGYGGGGGGGSGSGSGYGVGGEHGVSYGSGGGSGGGSGYGAGVEHGGGYGGGGGNGGGSGYGSAIGGEYGSGGYGSGGGNGGGSGYGGSGAEHGGGYGGGSGNGGGSGYGSEHGVAYGAGGGSGSGGGYGTFGGEHGYGSGGGGGSGGGSGGGSAYGGEHAAGAYGAGGGSGSGSGGAYGGEHGAGAYGAGGGSGSGSGGGSAYGGEHGAGVYGAGGGSGSGSGGGSAYGGEHGAGAYGAGTGSGSGNGGGYAGEHGNGYGGGGGSGNGGGGGHPAYSHP; encoded by the coding sequence ATGGCTACGGCTAGAACTAGTGGCGTTGTTTTCGTTTTGGTGGTAGTGTTGGGTGTAAGTTTATGTTCAGCCTCCAGGGCCCTCCTCAATCTGGAGGGAGCTAGTAATGGTGCTGGGTATGGCGCTGGGCATGGCATTGGAAACGGAGGGGGTTCAGGTTATGGAGGAGGGTCggcaggaggaggaggaggtggtggaggatctggtggtggtagtggttatGCAGTTGGAGGTGAGCATAGTGTGGAGCATGGTTATGGAGGTAATTACGGAGATCATGGAGCTGGTTACGGTAgtggtagtggtagtggtggtggaagtGGAGGTGGTTATGGGAGCGGAATTGAACATGGTGCAGGTTATGGTGGTGGAGGCGGAGGTGGTAGTGGTAGTGGATCTGGTTATGGTGTTGGGGGAGAGCATGGTGTAAGCTATGGTAGTGGAGGAGGTTCTGGTGGTGGGTCTGGCTATGGTGCTGGAGTTGAGCATGGTGGTGGTTACGGGGGTGGGGGTGGTAATGGGGGTGGTTCTGGTTATGGTTCTGCCATTGGAGGTGAATATGGTAGTGGAGGATACGGTagtggtggtggaaatggtggtggtagtggttatGGTGGTAGTGGTGCAGAACATGGTGGAGGATACGGTGGTGGCAGCGGCAATGGTGGTGGTTCAGGATATGGTAGTGAACATGGTGTTGCATATGGTGCTGGTGGAGGATCTGGGAGCGGCGGTGGATATGGCACCTTCGGAGGTGAACATGGTTATGGtagtggaggtggaggtggaagCGGTGGAGGTAGCGGAGGTGGCAGTGCTTATGGTGGTGAACATGCGGCAGGTGCATATGGCGCAGGTGGAGGGTCAGGCAGCGGTAGTGGAGGTGCTTATGGTGGTGAACATGGAGCAGGTGCCTATGGTGCAGGGGGAGGCTCAGGCAGCGGCAGTGGAGGTGGTAGTGCTTACGGGGGTGAACATGGAGCAGGTGTGTATGGTGCAGGTGGCGGATCGGGCAGCGGTAGTGGAGGTGGTAGTGCTTATGGCGGTGAACACGGTGCAGGTGCGTATGGTGCAGGTACTGGATCCGGCAGCGGTAATGGAGGAGGTTATGCTGGTGAACATGGAAATGGGTacggtggaggtggtggtagtggtaatGGTGGGGGAGGAGGCCACCCTGCTTATTCCCACCCATGA